In the Advenella kashmirensis WT001 genome, one interval contains:
- a CDS encoding CaiB/BaiF CoA transferase family protein gives MKGNSMRPLEGLKILDLSRVLACPFASMILAEMGAQVIKVEQPVTGDETRHFEPRVTGEHGSESAYFFAFNRSKQSITVNLRSQEGQNIIRELAREADVFLEIPVDTLKKYNLHYDAIKEQNNDIVYVSCTGFGMTGPYSPRKGYDTVFQAMGGIMSLTGERGGGPVKPGLPVADLTSGLWIVIAILTAMVGKDRTGRGCHVDFSMFDGQVGLLSLAAARYFSLGEVPARLGTEHPGRVPSAAFECADGRWVQITGSDQHWKPLCELLGLDQWAADAGLAKNAERVRRRSEVMQGLQQAIGKLDRARLCQLCDERGVPAGPIMSVDEIFADAHVASRELVQRFTHPQVGEFEGIAVPFKFTGYDNPVMGRPPLLGEHTDLILMEKLGLTEEQILGLRQLKAI, from the coding sequence ATGAAGGGCAATAGCATGCGACCGCTGGAAGGGCTGAAAATACTTGATCTGTCACGGGTGCTGGCATGTCCGTTTGCCTCTATGATTCTTGCTGAAATGGGCGCGCAGGTGATTAAGGTGGAACAGCCGGTCACGGGTGACGAAACGCGTCATTTCGAGCCACGCGTCACAGGTGAGCATGGCAGTGAATCGGCCTACTTTTTTGCATTTAACCGTAGCAAGCAATCGATCACGGTTAATCTTCGATCGCAAGAGGGACAGAACATCATCAGGGAATTGGCGCGCGAGGCCGATGTGTTCCTGGAAATTCCAGTCGACACCCTGAAAAAATACAATCTGCACTACGATGCCATCAAAGAACAGAACAATGACATCGTGTATGTATCGTGCACAGGCTTTGGCATGACTGGGCCGTATTCACCGCGCAAGGGCTATGACACGGTGTTTCAGGCGATGGGCGGCATCATGAGTCTGACCGGAGAACGCGGTGGCGGTCCTGTCAAACCCGGCTTGCCGGTCGCTGACTTGACATCGGGGTTATGGATTGTGATCGCGATTCTGACTGCGATGGTAGGCAAAGACCGGACGGGTCGTGGTTGCCATGTGGATTTTTCCATGTTCGACGGGCAGGTTGGCTTACTGTCACTGGCTGCCGCCCGCTATTTTTCGCTGGGCGAGGTGCCGGCCAGGCTGGGCACCGAGCATCCCGGGCGGGTGCCGTCTGCTGCATTCGAATGTGCCGATGGCAGATGGGTGCAGATTACCGGCAGCGACCAGCATTGGAAGCCTCTGTGCGAGCTGCTTGGACTGGATCAATGGGCGGCAGACGCCGGCCTGGCAAAGAATGCCGAGCGGGTGCGGCGACGCAGCGAAGTCATGCAGGGGTTGCAGCAGGCCATCGGCAAGCTGGATCGTGCCCGGCTTTGCCAATTGTGCGACGAGCGTGGTGTGCCGGCAGGACCGATTATGTCGGTCGATGAGATTTTTGCCGACGCCCACGTAGCAAGCCGGGAACTGGTGCAGCGCTTTACTCACCCGCAGGTAGGCGAATTTGAAGGAATCGCAGTCCCGTTCAAGTTTACAGGATACGACAACCCGGTCATGGGACGGCCACCCCTGCTGGGCGAGCATACAGATCTGATTCTGATGGAAAAACTCGGGCTGACTGAAGAACAAATCCTGGGTTTGAGGCAACTGAAGGCAATTTGA
- a CDS encoding Bug family tripartite tricarboxylate transporter substrate binding protein — protein sequence MSNYFSSGNRLFAGAITILAAGIMHTAQAAAFPDKPITFINPYAAGGPADILARIVAKQMSDVLGQSIIIQSKPGGGASIGAEYVARAKPDGYTVLFGTAAAHVVTPLMQKVQYDGIKDFTFVGMVGNIPNVLTVAADSGLKSVDELIKDSQANPEKYTYASAGNGSSPHLTGENFKQKTQAKLLHVPYKGAAPASTDLAGGLVKVGFLNLPAVLPFIKQGKLHALAIAANKRSPALPEVPTMDELGYDGFKGSSWYSMAVPADTPREVVDTLYAALKKVSENPETISMYEKQGVEPFLMDSKAASDFVAQDRERIEKLLKAANITSK from the coding sequence ATGTCCAACTATTTTTCCAGCGGCAATCGGCTCTTTGCCGGCGCCATAACGATACTGGCAGCGGGTATCATGCATACCGCGCAGGCTGCCGCTTTCCCGGATAAACCAATTACGTTCATCAATCCTTACGCGGCCGGGGGGCCGGCTGATATTCTGGCGCGGATCGTGGCCAAACAAATGAGCGATGTGCTGGGTCAATCCATTATCATCCAGAGCAAACCGGGTGGCGGCGCCAGCATTGGCGCCGAGTATGTTGCCCGGGCCAAACCCGACGGTTACACCGTGCTGTTTGGCACAGCAGCTGCCCATGTCGTGACTCCCCTGATGCAAAAGGTGCAGTATGACGGCATCAAGGACTTTACCTTCGTTGGCATGGTTGGCAATATTCCGAATGTGTTAACGGTTGCGGCCGATTCGGGTTTGAAATCAGTCGATGAATTGATCAAGGACAGTCAGGCCAACCCGGAAAAATATACCTATGCCTCGGCCGGTAACGGCAGCTCCCCCCATCTGACGGGCGAAAATTTTAAGCAGAAAACGCAGGCAAAGTTACTGCACGTACCCTACAAGGGGGCAGCGCCTGCGTCAACAGACCTGGCCGGCGGGCTGGTCAAGGTCGGTTTTCTGAATTTACCCGCGGTGTTGCCGTTCATCAAGCAAGGCAAGTTGCACGCGCTGGCGATTGCCGCCAACAAGCGTTCCCCCGCCTTGCCGGAGGTTCCGACCATGGATGAACTGGGTTACGACGGCTTCAAAGGCTCAAGCTGGTATAGCATGGCCGTTCCGGCCGATACCCCCAGGGAAGTGGTCGACACCCTGTACGCAGCACTGAAAAAAGTCTCGGAAAATCCTGAAACGATCAGTATGTACGAGAAGCAGGGCGTTGAGCCGTTCCTGATGGATAGCAAAGCGGCCAGCGACTTCGTTGCCCAGGATCGCGAAAGAATAGAAAAGCTGCTGAAGGCGGCCAATATTACAAGCAAATAA
- a CDS encoding enoyl-CoA hydratase/isomerase family protein: protein MSYETIELTVEENGVATVLLNRPQSRNALNVKMCAELVSVTEQIEQDERIRVVVFRGAGPAFCAGADLKERKDMTLSDMTARRVAGFAAYDAIEKLSRPAIALVHGPAFGSGCEIIAACDFAWATPEATFRYPEVSWGTVGATQRISRIAGIRIAKELLFSGRVFDAQEAREYGLINRIVPQDTIEEQLMQMAGDIANAKPLTVKLTKHSVNAGVETTREGAMAIELLAIEKNLRHSDWKSAISTFGSVKGE from the coding sequence ATGTCATATGAAACGATTGAACTGACGGTAGAGGAAAATGGCGTGGCCACTGTACTGTTGAATCGTCCGCAAAGCAGAAACGCGCTGAATGTGAAAATGTGTGCCGAGCTGGTCAGCGTCACCGAGCAGATCGAGCAGGATGAACGCATTCGCGTGGTGGTTTTTCGCGGTGCCGGCCCGGCGTTTTGTGCGGGTGCAGATCTGAAAGAGCGCAAGGATATGACATTGTCCGATATGACGGCCAGACGGGTAGCCGGTTTTGCTGCCTATGACGCGATTGAAAAACTATCGCGTCCCGCCATTGCGCTGGTGCACGGTCCGGCTTTTGGTTCCGGTTGCGAAATTATTGCCGCGTGCGACTTTGCCTGGGCAACGCCCGAGGCTACCTTCCGCTACCCGGAAGTGAGCTGGGGTACCGTGGGCGCCACCCAGCGCATCAGCCGGATTGCAGGAATTCGCATTGCCAAGGAACTGCTCTTTAGCGGTCGTGTTTTCGATGCGCAGGAGGCGCGCGAGTACGGTCTGATCAACCGGATTGTCCCGCAGGATACGATCGAAGAACAGCTGATGCAGATGGCCGGGGATATTGCAAATGCAAAACCGCTGACCGTCAAGCTGACCAAGCATTCTGTTAACGCCGGCGTTGAGACAACCCGCGAGGGCGCCATGGCGATTGAGCTGCTGGCAATTGAAAAGAACCTGCGCCACAGCGACTGGAAGTCCGCCATATCCACCTTTGGCAGCGTAAAAGGAGAGTGA
- a CDS encoding AMP-binding protein, producing MLPRGRILSEVLAQTVAAYPDNDAFIDNESRETWRSLSEKVDRTAAALWQRGVRKGDHVAVMLGNGVLWLQTFFACARIGAVTVPINTRFKKEELVFCLKQADAKAIVLTGQFLGIDFAALLSEVEPALAVGLPGEVLPKLTQVLMFETASVPAGAIDFDQLLASMSQEDINACSLQCGSVSPDDILLIQYTSGTTSFPKGVMLSHDNMLSDAYAVSLRMGITPEDRYFSIRPFFHVAGSTLSILVSVSTGCCLLTLPKFDVSLALAMLQREKCTLTSGNDTIFLMLMGHPDFDASNLHLRGGWAAAGPEVMQKIHDQMKVPNLCNAYGLSEASPNVVMSSWDDPLPLRTEGWALPHKGVQVRIMDTNTNEIMPAGQAGEIEVKGWSVMRGYYNMPEVTARTFTEDGWLKTGDLGKMDQAGRLKMVGRLKDIFRVGGENVAPTEVEGFILMHEAVELAQVVGVPDERLGEVPAAFVILKQGHSCTPEELIAWCKPRIANFKVPRYVQVVDSFDQIGMTGSSKVQKNKLRAYAIAVLGLAEPTK from the coding sequence ATGTTGCCCAGAGGCAGGATCCTGAGCGAGGTGCTGGCCCAGACCGTGGCGGCATATCCAGACAATGATGCTTTCATAGACAATGAGTCGCGCGAAACCTGGCGCAGCTTGTCCGAAAAGGTAGACCGTACGGCAGCAGCCTTGTGGCAACGTGGTGTTCGCAAAGGCGATCATGTCGCGGTGATGCTGGGCAATGGTGTGCTGTGGCTGCAGACGTTTTTTGCATGTGCCCGGATCGGCGCGGTAACCGTACCCATCAATACGCGCTTCAAGAAGGAAGAACTCGTCTTTTGCCTGAAGCAGGCAGATGCCAAAGCCATTGTGCTGACCGGCCAATTCCTGGGTATTGATTTTGCCGCATTGCTGTCCGAGGTGGAACCTGCGCTGGCCGTGGGGTTGCCCGGCGAGGTATTGCCAAAACTGACTCAGGTACTCATGTTTGAGACTGCATCGGTGCCGGCCGGAGCGATTGATTTTGACCAGTTGCTTGCCAGTATGAGCCAGGAAGATATCAATGCCTGCTCCTTGCAATGCGGTAGCGTCAGTCCTGACGATATCCTGTTGATTCAATATACCTCTGGCACGACGTCGTTCCCGAAAGGCGTCATGCTCAGCCACGACAATATGCTTTCGGATGCCTATGCCGTGTCGCTGCGCATGGGCATTACACCAGAGGACCGTTATTTCAGCATCAGGCCTTTTTTCCATGTAGCCGGGTCCACTTTATCGATTCTGGTATCGGTCAGTACCGGGTGTTGCCTGCTGACTTTACCCAAATTTGATGTATCGCTTGCCCTGGCCATGCTGCAACGGGAAAAATGCACACTCACTTCAGGCAACGACACGATTTTTCTTATGCTCATGGGGCATCCGGATTTTGATGCATCGAATTTGCATTTGCGCGGCGGATGGGCTGCTGCTGGCCCAGAGGTCATGCAGAAAATTCATGACCAGATGAAAGTGCCGAATCTGTGCAATGCCTATGGTCTATCGGAGGCTTCTCCCAACGTAGTCATGTCCAGTTGGGATGACCCGCTGCCATTGCGTACCGAAGGCTGGGCATTACCCCATAAGGGCGTGCAGGTGCGGATTATGGATACAAATACAAATGAAATAATGCCGGCGGGTCAGGCCGGCGAGATTGAGGTAAAGGGATGGAGTGTCATGCGCGGCTACTACAATATGCCTGAAGTTACTGCCCGCACTTTTACCGAAGATGGCTGGCTCAAGACCGGAGATCTTGGCAAAATGGATCAGGCCGGGCGCCTGAAAATGGTTGGCCGCTTAAAGGACATATTCCGTGTTGGTGGAGAGAACGTTGCGCCCACGGAAGTCGAAGGATTTATTCTGATGCACGAGGCCGTTGAACTGGCGCAAGTGGTTGGGGTACCCGACGAGCGGCTCGGCGAAGTGCCGGCTGCCTTCGTTATCCTCAAGCAAGGGCATAGCTGCACACCCGAGGAGTTAATTGCCTGGTGCAAGCCGCGTATTGCTAACTTCAAGGTACCTCGTTACGTACAGGTTGTGGACAGTTTTGATCAAATCGGCATGACCGGTAGTTCAAAGGTGCAGAAAAATAAACTGCGCGCGTATGCCATAGCCGTGCTTGGATTGGCGGAGCCGACAAAATGA
- a CDS encoding NAD(P)/FAD-dependent oxidoreductase, with product MSERKRQPMSHPVECDVIIVGGGIHGVAAAYFLSKKGLSVVLLERDTCGRCASGVNAGGVRTLGRVLPEIPLSLASSQLWQTLDFLHGFDGAFVRTGQIKVAESEQDMQILRERRDLLAKHGFHHEKLIDKDQVRQIVPAIAAHVEGALWVSTDGFAFPYLIVQAFAHQARKYGAQIREQSPVNAIEKSGNHWRVSTPEHTIAGKKLLLCAGVWTAELARLCGEHIPVTPGGLMLMVTQRVPHFINPVLGATSRGLSFKQFANGTVVIGGALECEADARQNHAELDFSRLANSARIVTDLFPFLKNVSITRAWSGIDGYAPDHTSIIGPSASVDNLYYACGFSSSGFQLGPASGQYLAELITDHAPNPLHQGLLPARFC from the coding sequence ATAAGCGAACGTAAAAGGCAACCCATGAGTCACCCTGTCGAATGTGATGTCATCATTGTCGGTGGCGGTATTCATGGTGTTGCTGCAGCCTATTTTCTGAGCAAAAAAGGACTCTCTGTTGTCTTGCTTGAACGGGACACGTGTGGTCGCTGTGCGTCCGGTGTCAATGCCGGTGGCGTGCGAACCCTGGGTCGCGTACTGCCCGAGATCCCGCTGTCTCTGGCATCCTCCCAGCTGTGGCAAACGCTTGATTTTCTGCACGGTTTTGATGGCGCTTTTGTGCGAACCGGACAAATCAAGGTTGCCGAATCCGAACAGGATATGCAAATTCTGCGCGAGCGCCGGGATCTGCTTGCCAAACACGGTTTTCACCACGAAAAACTGATAGACAAGGACCAGGTGCGACAGATCGTGCCAGCCATTGCCGCGCACGTTGAAGGCGCCTTGTGGGTAAGCACAGATGGTTTTGCCTTTCCCTATCTGATCGTTCAAGCCTTTGCCCATCAGGCCCGCAAGTACGGTGCACAGATACGAGAGCAATCACCCGTCAATGCCATAGAAAAGAGTGGCAACCATTGGCGCGTAAGTACGCCAGAACACACTATTGCCGGCAAAAAACTCCTGCTGTGCGCTGGCGTCTGGACCGCCGAGCTGGCGCGCCTTTGCGGGGAACACATCCCGGTCACGCCTGGCGGCCTGATGCTCATGGTGACCCAGCGCGTACCGCATTTTATCAACCCGGTCCTGGGTGCCACCAGCCGCGGCCTGTCCTTCAAGCAGTTTGCCAATGGCACAGTCGTCATTGGCGGCGCGCTGGAGTGTGAGGCCGATGCCAGGCAAAACCATGCAGAACTGGACTTTTCCCGACTGGCCAACAGCGCCCGCATCGTGACCGACCTTTTTCCGTTTCTCAAAAATGTGAGCATTACCCGGGCCTGGTCCGGGATTGATGGCTATGCCCCGGACCACACCAGCATTATCGGGCCCAGTGCATCGGTGGACAATTTGTATTACGCTTGTGGTTTTTCATCCAGCGGCTTTCAGTTGGGACCGGCATCGGGCCAGTATCTGGCAGAGCTGATCACAGACCATGCTCCCAATCCGCTGCACCAGGGCCTGTTACCGGCTCGCTTTTGCTGA
- a CDS encoding RidA family protein produces MSTIERFETNKRMSRVVKYNGILFLSGLTGDNPDEDVQGQTRSILAKIEKHLQAHGSSKDKILTAQIWLKDIDRDFAGMNEVWDSWLPEGTAPTRATGESKLAAPKLLVEIIVSAAV; encoded by the coding sequence ATGTCAACAATAGAACGTTTCGAAACCAACAAGCGGATGAGCCGTGTCGTCAAATACAACGGCATTCTTTTTCTGAGTGGCCTGACAGGTGATAATCCTGACGAGGACGTGCAGGGACAAACCCGCAGCATTCTGGCGAAAATTGAAAAACATCTGCAAGCACACGGTTCATCCAAAGACAAAATCCTGACGGCGCAGATCTGGCTCAAGGATATTGACCGCGATTTTGCAGGCATGAATGAAGTCTGGGACAGCTGGCTTCCCGAAGGCACCGCGCCTACACGCGCCACCGGTGAATCCAAACTGGCGGCGCCCAAGCTGCTGGTTGAGATCATCGTCTCGGCTGCCGTATAA